The following proteins are encoded in a genomic region of Periophthalmus magnuspinnatus isolate fPerMag1 chromosome 21, fPerMag1.2.pri, whole genome shotgun sequence:
- the LOC117389315 gene encoding dynein light chain Tctex-type 3-like: MEEYNSGEEILFNSDEATAPIKECIEGVIGGTDYNQNKINQWTASIVERCLNHFVKQGRAFKYIVNCTIMQKSSAGLHTANSCYWDTATDGSCTVRWENRTMYCVVSVFAVAVA; this comes from the exons ATGGAGGAATATAACTCCGGGGAGGAG ATCCTGTTTAACAGTGATGAGGCCACTGCACCAATTAAAGAG tgtattgAGGGAGTGATTGGTGGAACAGACTATAACCAGAACAAAATCAACCAGTGGACTGCCAGCATCGTGGAGCGCTGTCTGAACCACTTTGTAAAACAAGGAAGAGCCTTCAAATATATAG taaACTGCACCATAATGCAGAAGAGTAGTGCCGGTCTTCATACTGCAAACTCGTGCTACTGGGACACTGCCACAGACG GGAGCTGCACAGTGAGGTGGGAAAACCGCACCATGTActgtgtggtcagtgtctttgcCGTTGCAGTGGCGTAA
- the xk gene encoding membrane transport protein XK gives MRLPISIFVSVSLFTAETTAALYLSSTYRSAGDRIWQGLTVLFTLVPSVLVQLTLTFIHRDLSRDRPLILLLHILQLGPIVRCLEAFCIYGSVGRVEEPYVSITRKKQMPRRGQSEEVERQVGQAEGKLFTHRAAFARTSVIQAFLGSAPQLTLQLYICVLQRGVSIGRGTLMVISLLSIVYGALRCNILAIKIKYDDYEVDVRPLAYMCIFLWRSFEIATRVVVLVLFSSVLQLWVLPVVLLNFLVFFLYPWILFWWSHSPFPENIEKTLSRVGTTIVLCLLTFLYAGINMFCWSAVQVKLCDPDLINKSQNWYRMAVYYMLRFVENASLLLLWYIFRTDFYNDICAPLLVLQLLVAYAIGIFFMLVFYQFCHPCRRLFSSSMSQGLWDCSSVLCVMCDTTPSPIRTTGKAALQPPSSDCKEPPSDRASDTYEDMPNDTTYDILNDTIYDCPSDMAVITDTGVNGDAGYNEPCNA, from the exons ATGCGCCTCCCCATCTCCATCTTTGTGTCGGTGTCCCTGTTCACTGCCGAGACCACAGCCGCGCTGTACCTCAGCTCCACGTACCGCTCCGCAGGGGACAGGATCTGGCAGGGGCTCACGGTCCTCTTCACGCTCGTGCCCTCCGTGCTCGTGCAGCTCACCCTCACGTTCATCCACCGAGACCTGAGCCGGGATAGACCGCTCATCCTCCTGCTGCACATTCTGCAGCTGGGACCCATTGTCAG GTGTCTGGAGGCCTTCTGCATCTATGGCAGCGTGGGCCGTGTGGAGGAGCCCTATGTCAGCATCACCAGGAAGAAGCAGATGCCGCGCCGGGGGCAGTCTGAGGAGGTGGAGCGGCAGGTGGGGCAGGCGGAAGGCAAACTGTTCACCCACAGAGCAGCCTTCGCCCGCACCTCTGTCATCCAGGCTTTCCTCGGATCTGCACCCCAACTCACTCTTCAGCTCTACATCTGTGTGTTGCAGCGGGGTGTGTCTATTGGCAGAG GAACTTTAATGGTGATCAGCCTACTGTCTATAGTATATGGAGCACTGCGCTGCAATATTCTTGCCATAAAGATCAAATATGACGACTATGAAGTGGACGTGCGGCCCTTGGCGTATATGTGTATCTTTCTATGGAGGAGTTTTGAGATTGCCACTCGGGTGGTGGTGCTGGTGCTGTTCAGCTCTGTACTGCAGCTCTGGGTGCTGCCCGTGGTTTTGCTCAACTTCCTGGTTTTCTTCCTCTACCCTTGGATCCTGTTCTGGTGGAGCCACTCTCCTTTCCCTGAGAATATCGAGAAAACTCTGTCCAGAGTAGGAACCACCATCGTGCTTTGTCTGCTCACCTTCCTCTACGCAGGTATCAACATGTTCTGTTGGTCTGCAGTGCAGGTTAAACTGTGCGACCCAGACCTCATCAACAAATCACAGAACTGGTATCGCATGGCTGTCTACTACATGCTGCGCTTTGTGGAGAATGCTTCATTGCTGCTGCTGTGGTACATCTTCAGAACAGACTTCTACAATGACATCTGCGCTCCACTGCTGGTGCTACAGCTGCTTGTAGCATACGCCATTGGGATCTTCTTCATGCTCGTCTTTTATCAGTTCTGCCACCCGTGCCGAAGACTCTTCTCCTCCAGTATGAGCCAGGGCCTTTGggactgctcctctgtgctctgtgtcatGTGCGACACGACTCCATCACCCATTAGGACCACAGGTAAAGCTGCCCTCCAGCCCCCCAGCTCTGATTGCAAAGAGCCCCCCAGTGACCGGGCCAGTGACACGTATGAAGATATGCCGAATGATACAACCTATGATATTCTCAACGACACCATCTATGACTGTCCTAGTGACATGGCCGTTATCACAGACACAGGGGTCAATGGCGATGCTGGCTACAATGAGCCCTGCAATGCATGA
- the LOC117389464 gene encoding lanC-like protein 3: MENNRCFANRFADYKGALLPGQGAEVIIPAVISTVDKILKKVPLDVSDCDGGLYDGPAGVAYMLFHVSECPLFSEQRDVYLKTAKQIIDISVRYVDTEPDKNMRAAFLLGGAGIYAVAALIYKALGLADFVKPLTKFRNLWEVCAPINFLECGSDELFVGRAGYLCAALVLKQKLGIEILSKDQIKSICQAIIESGKQYARRKRKPFPLMYSYYGTEYLGAAHGLSSVLQMLLSYQDMLSGAEKDLVWQSVDFLMNQEQNCNWPAELGAIIERENELVHWCHGAPGVAYLFAKAYLINKKPQYLDTCIRSGELVWQKGLLKKGPGICHGVAGSAYVFLLLYRLTGNSKYIYRAQRFAEFIYTEEFKTGSRSVISIYSLFEGLSGTVCFLVDLLQPDQSEFPLFSVFV; the protein is encoded by the exons ATGGAGAACAACCGCTGCTTCGCCAACCGATTTGCGGATTACAAAGGCGCTCTGCTGCCGGGACAGGGCGCCGAGGTCATCATCCCCGCAGTAATCTCCACAGTGGACAAAATTCTCAAGAAGGTTCCGCTTGATGTCAGCGACTGCGACGGCGGGCTGTACGACGGCCCCGCCGGGGTGGCGTACATGCTCTTCCACGTCAGCGAGTGCCCGCTCTTTTCGGAGCAGCGGGACGTGTACCTGAAGACGGCCAAGCAGATCATTGACATATCTGTGAGATATGTGGACACGGAGCCGGACAAGAACATGCGCGCTGCCTTCCTTCTCGGGGGCGCGGGGATCTATGCCGTTGCGGCGCTGATCTATAAGGCTCTGGGCTTGGCAGACTTCGTCAAACCGTTGACTAAATTTCGCAACCTGTGGGAGGTGTGTGCCCCCATCAATTTCCTGGAGTGCGGCTCTGATGAGCTGTTCGTGGGGCGCGCTGGGTACCTCTGCGCGGCTCTGGTCCTCAAGCAGAAACTGGGCATCGAG ATCCTCAGCAAAGATCAAATTAAATCCATCTGCCAGGCTATCATCGAGTCTGGGAAACAGTACGCACGGAGGAAGAGAAAGCCCTTCCCTCTCATGTACTCGTATTATGGGACTGAGTACCTCG GTGCGGCCCATGGCCTGTCGTCTGTGCTGCAGATGCTGCTGAGTTACCAGGACATGCTGAGCGGGGCAGAGAAGGACCTGGTGTGGCAGAGTGTGGACTTCCTCATGAACCAGGAGCAGAACTGTAACTGGCCTGCCGAGCTGGGGGCCATCATCGAGAGGGAGAATGAGCTGGTGCACTGGTGCCACGGAGCACCTG GTGTTGCATATCTCTTCGCCAAAGCGTATCTCATCAATAAGAAGCCTCAGTACCTGGACACTTGTATTCGCAGTGGGGAACTGGTGTGGCAGAAGGGCCTGCTTAAGAAGGGCCCAGGGATCTGTCACGGTGTGGCAGGCAGCGCTTATGTTTTCCTCCTACTCTACCGCCTCACAGGAAACTCCAAATACATCTATCGTGCTCAGAG GTTTGCAGAGTTCATCTACACTGAAGAATTTAAGACAGGCTCGCGCTCGGTCATCAgcatttacagtttgtttgaaGGCTTATCTGGGACCGTCTGCTTCTTGGTGGACCTGCTGCAACCGGACCAGTCGGAGTTCCCTCTCTTCAGCGTCTTTGTGTGA
- the grpr gene encoding gastrin-releasing peptide receptor → MSLDASAALSAEDQHLLFVNVTLESIATQNGYNIWLPGVGIAAVYGLIITVGLVGNVTLMKTCLLVKSMRTVPNLFLSSLALGDLLLLVTCAPVDASRYLVDEWLFGRVGCKLIPFIQLTSVGVSVFTLTALSADRYKAIVKPLDLQTSTVGICVRAAAIWLLSVSLAIPEAVFSDLHTYTTSHTNETFVTCGPYPQAGDLHPKIHSTASFIIFYVGPLLIISVYYVFIARSLMRSSKDLPEEGHQHLKKQMKSRKRLAKTVLVFVGLFAVCWLPSHIIYLYRSYHYNQVDTSLGHFIGSVSARILAFTNSCVNPFALYLMSKSFSKHFNRQLLCCHPEQRLRSQSSRSTNITSV, encoded by the exons ATGTCTTTAGACGCGTCCGCAGCTCTGAGCGCAGAGGATCAGCACCTTCTCTTTGTGAACGTGACCCTGGAGTCCATCGCGACGCAAAACGGGTACAACATCTGGCTCCCGGGTGTGGGCATCGCAGCAGTGTACGGGCTCATTATAACTGTGGGTCTTGTGGGAAATGTAACTTTGATGAAAACATGTCTCCTGGTGAAGTCAATGCGCACGGTGCCAAACCTGTTCTTATCCAGTCTCGCACTGGGGGACCTGCTCCTCTTGGTCACATGCGCCCCTGTAGACGCCAGTCGGTACCTTGTGGATGAATGGCTGTTCGGGCGCGTGGGGTGTAAACTCATCCCGTTTATTCAACTCACCTCAGTGGGGGTGTCTGTCTTCACCCTCACCGCGCTCTCTGCGGATCG GTACAAAGCCATAGTGAAGCCCTTGGACCTCCAGACCTCCACTGTCGGCATCTGTGTGCGAGCTGCTGCCATCTGGCTCCTGTCTGTGAGCTTGGCCATCCCAGAGGCTGTGTTCTCTGACCTGCACACTTACACCACCAGTCACACCAATGAGACCTTTGTGACCTGTGGACCATACCCCCAGGCGGGAGACCTGCACCCCAAAATCCACTCCACGGCCTCCTTCATAATCTTCTATGTGGGACCACTGCTCATCATATCAGTTTATTATGTCTTCATTGCACGCAGTCTGATGAGGAGCTCAAAGGACCTCCCCGAAGAAGGACACCAGCATCTCAAGAAACAG ATGAAGTCGAGGAAGCGCTTGGCCAAGACTGTGCTTGTTTTCGTGGGTCTGTTTGCTGTGTGCTGGCTGCCCAGTCATATCATCTACCTGTATCGCTCCTACCACTACAACCAGGTGGACACTTCACTGGGCCATTTCATCGGCAGTGTGTCCGCTCGGATCCTAGCCTTCACCAACTCCTGTGTGAACCCATTTGCCTTGTACCTGATGAGCAAGAGTTTCAGCAAACACTTCAACAGGCAGCTCCTGTGTTGTCACCCTGAACAGCGTCTACGCAGCCAGAGCAGCAGGAGCACAAACATCACTTCTGTCTGA
- the piga gene encoding phosphatidylinositol N-acetylglucosaminyltransferase subunit A — MDQRRRGAGFKAMFSHRSRGPTAEVFRKKHNICMVSDFFYPNMGGVESHIYQLSQCLIAMGHKVVIVTHAYGRRKGIRHLTNGLKVYYLPLQVMYNQSTATTCFHSLPLMRCVFVRERITIVHSHSSFSAMAHDALFHAKTLGLNTVFTDHSLFGFADISSVLTNKLLTISLCDTNHIVCVSYTSKENTVLRAALNPEIVSVIPNAVDSADFTPDPSQRQDDKITIVVISRLVYRKGIDLLGGIIPELCLKYPDLHFLIGGEGPKRIVLEEVREKYQLHDRVRLLGALEHKDVRGVLVQGHIFLNTSLTEAFCMAIVEGASCGLQVVSTRVGGIPEVLPEDLITLCEPTVRSLCAGLESVISQHRTGAVPSPASIHARVRNLYTWRNVAERTEKVYDRVAGEEVLPLDRRIHRLRTHCGPVAGTIFAFVAVLDFLFLLLLQWLVPDQVMDVAVDASGPHGIWKGEQKDEIDSKRELSREHSL, encoded by the exons ATGGACCAACGCAGGAGAGGGGCGGGTTTCAAAGCCATGTTCTCTCACAGATCCCGCGGCCCTACTGCAGAGGTCTTCAGAAAGAAGCACAACATCTGTATGGTGTCAGACTTTTTCTATCCAAATATGGGAGGTGTGGAGAGTCACATTTACCAGTTGTCCCAATGTCTAATTGCTATGGGACACAAGGTGGTAATAGTCACCCATGCCTATGGCAGGAGGAAAGGCATCAGGCACCTCACAAATGGTCTGAAAGTGTACTACCTCCCACTACAGGTCATGTACAACCAGTCCACAGCAACCACATGCTTCCACAGCCTGCCCCTGATGCGCTGTGTGTTTGTCCGAGAGCGCATTACCATTGTGCACTCACACAGTTCTTTCTCTGCCATGGCCCACGACGCACTTTTCCATGCCAAAACCCTGGGCCTCAATACT GTGTTCACTGACCACTCACTCTTTGGTTTTGCTGACATCAGTTCTGTGCTGACCAACAAACTTCTGACAATTTCACTCTGTGATACCAACCATATAGTGTGTGTCTCATATACCAGTAAAGAGAACACAGTACTGCGAGCAGCTCTCAACCCAGAAATagtgtctgttattcccaatgCTGTGGATTCTGCAGACTTTACCCCTGACCCTTCGCAGCGTCAAGATGATAAGATTACAATTGTTGTAATAAGTCGCCTTGTTTATCGTAAAG GTATTGATCTTCTAGGTGGAATAATCCCGGAGCTTTGCCTTAAATATCCAGATTTACACTTCTTAATAGGAGGCGAAGGACCAAAACGAATTGTTTTGGAAGAAGTACGAGAGAAATACCAACTTCATGACAG GGTGCGTCTGTTAGGAGCTCTGGAGCATAAGGATGTGCGGGGGGTTCTGGTGCAGGGCCACATCTTCCTGAACACGTCTCTAACTGAAGCCTTCTGTATGGCCATTGTGGAAGGAGCCAGCTGTGGACTGCAG GTGGTGAGTACTCGTGTTGGAGGCATTCCTGAGGTGTTGCCTGAGGACCTTATTACTTTGTGTGAGCCCACTGTGCGGTCACTGTGCGCTGGTCTGGAGTCAGTCATTTCACAGCACCGTACTGGAGCTGTGCCTTCACCTGCTTCTATTCATGCACGGGTCCGTAACCTGTACACCTGGAGAAATGTCGCAGAGAGGACTGAAAAG GTTTATGACAGAGTGGCAGGAGAGGAGGTACTTCCACTGGACAGACGGATACACCGGCTAAGGACTCACTGTGGCCCTGTGGCAGGGACCATCTTTGCATTTGTGGCTGTATTAGACTTCCTGTTTCTGCTTCTGCTGCAGTGGCTGGTGCCAGATCAAGTTATGGATGTTGCCGTAGATGCCAGTGGTCCTCATGGAATTTGGAAAGGGGAACAAAAAGATGAGATAGATAGTAAAAGGGAATTAAGCAGAGAGCACAGTCTGTAG
- the asb11 gene encoding ankyrin repeat and SOCS box protein 11, producing MAVVQTEQSLFSQPWSLHIYRGMACNALMADSWADRTPLHEAACQGRLLQLRDLITEGFHVDTLTMDRVSPLHEACLGGHYACAKFLLDKGANVNIISTDGATPLFNACSSGNAACVRLILQCTAFIHQAHQLASPIHEAAKQGHSECLELLLSYGAHIDLELPVLGTPLYCACLTRATDCIRTLLLLGADVRLGCGQDSPLHAAVQGGEVDIVDLLLDYGADGSWRNADGKTPLDIAKPNSSVRSKLLTKGPCSLSQLCRLSVRRSLGKSRLHAASSLFLPRSIKAFLLYH from the exons ATGGCTGttgttcagacagagcagtcccTGTTCTCACAGCCCTGGTCTCTGCACATCTACAGAGGGATGGCATGCAATGCACTGATGGCtg ACTCTTGGGCAGACAGGACTCCCTTGCATGAGGCTGCATGTCAAGGCAGACTGCTTCAACTCAGGGACCTCATTACTGAG GGTTTCCATGTAGATACTCTCACTATGGACAGAGTCTCTCCTCTCCATGAGGCATGTCTGGGTGGACATTATGCTTGTGCCAAGTTTCTACTGGACAAAGGAGCAAAT GTAAACATCATTTCAACAGATGGAGCCACCCCTCTTTTCAATGCCTGCAGCAGTGGTAATGCAGCATGTGTCAGATTAATCCTTCAGTGTACGGCCTTCATTCACCAAGCACACCAGCTGGCCTCACCCATACATGAAGCTGCTAAACAAG GTCATAGTGAGTGTCTGGAGCTGTTACTTTCCTATGGGGCTCATATTGATTTGGAGCTGCCAGTGTTGGGGACTCCTTTGTATTGTGCCTGTCTGACCCGGGCCACAGACTGCATCAGGACTCTGTTGCTCTTGG GGGCTGATGTGCGACTAGGCTGTGGGCAGGACAGTCCTTTACATGCTGCAGTGCAAGGAGGAGAAGTGGACATTGTTGACCTGCTTCTGGACTATGGGGCTGATGGGAGCTGGAGGAATGCAGATGGGAAGACTCCTCTTGACATTGCAAAGCCCAACAGTTCAGTGAGAAGTAAACTGCTGACAAAAG GTCCCTGCTCCTTGTCACAGCTGTGCCGCTTATCAGTGCGCCGCAGTCTGGGGAAAAGTCGACTACACGCAGCGTCCAGCCTCTTTCTACCTCGCAGCATCAAGGCTTTTCTGCTTTATCACTGA